A region from the Tigriopus californicus strain San Diego chromosome 9, Tcal_SD_v2.1, whole genome shotgun sequence genome encodes:
- the LOC131886123 gene encoding probable serine carboxypeptidase CPVL isoform X1: MCAILSHITVSNGVQWFCARMESHIKNLAWFLTMCLISATNCTYRDTTSNTIQKLLHTLQPAWEVVSDEVQAILSATPKRGSSLLEFSPHASQGNYSKSEVGDPLFLTPLLEANKVSQARKQAKVGEISAIPSYTGFMTVNKNFNSNMFFWYVPAAFNAETAPLVVWLQGGPGGSSLFGFFVEHGPFYVDKEINLRLRPTSWALTYNMLYIDQPVGTGFSFTESEEGYAKNQEDVARDLYDFMQQFYKMFPELLQNELYITGESYAGKYVPAISYKIHQENKKGNQPKLPLTGLAIGDGLCDPENQLAYGEFIFQIGLVDEKDRDIMKDISKVIKGYIRAKDWPKAARAYDNVIDYFENKTQLSFYYNYLLSDQPDTFTYYTQWLEKPSVRKDIHVGKLKYSDISMTVHQYLYEDMPKTIKPWLETLLDANYKVMIYNGQLDVIIAYPATEHFIADLNWQGKSQYKEASRLVWKVGGDVAGYAREVGNFRQVMVRDSGHILPYDQPKWAFDMMHRFIQGKSFGDKA; encoded by the exons ATGTGTGCTATCTTAAGTCATATTACCGTGTCTAATGGTGTCCAATGGTTCTGTGCCAG AATGGAGTCTCATATCAAAAACCTGGCCTGGTTCCTTACAATGTGTCTAATAAGTGCCACCAATTGTACATACAGAGATACGACCTCCAACACGATCCAAAAACTACTCCACACCCTACAACCCGCTTGGGAAGTGGTCTCTGACGAGGTTCAGGCTATTTTATCGGCCACGCCCAAGCGGGGCTCTAGCCTCCTCGAATTTTCACCCCATGCATCCCAAGGGAACTACTCGAAATCTGAAGTAGGTGATCCACTTTTCCTGACCCCATTGTTGGAGGCCAATAAAGTCAGTCAAGCCCGGAAGCAAGCCAAAGTGGGCGAAATCTCGGCCATCCCATCTTACACCGGATTCATGACCGTGAACAAGAATTTCAATTCCAACATGTTCTTCTGGTATGTTCCCGCTGCG TTCAATGCCGAAACTGCTCCATTGGTTGTTTGGCTCCAAGGTGGTCCAGGAGGATCCAGTTTGTTTGGATTTTTCGTTGAGCATGGACCTTTTTACGTGGACAAGGAGATCAATTTGAGATTGAGACCCACTTCCTGGGCTCTGACCTATAATATGTTGTACATTGATCAACCCGTGGGAACTGGGTTCAGCTTTACGGAGAGTGAGGAAGGTTACGCTAAGAACCAAGAGGATGTCGCCAGGGACCTTTACGATTTCATGCAACAGTTCTACAAAATGTTCCCAGAGCTTCTCCAGAATGAGTTATACATCACGGGCGAGTCCTATGCAG GCAAATATGTCCCCGCTATTTCGTATAAGATCCATCAGGAGAACAAGAAAGGAAACCAGCCCAAGCTGCCTTTAACCGGTTTGGCCATTGGTGATGGGCTATGCGATCCTGAGAACCAACTCGCTTATGGGGAGTTCATTTTCCAAATCGGTCTGGTCGACGAAAAAGACAGAGACATTATGAAGGACATCAGCAAGGTCATCAAAGGATACATCAGGGCCAAGGACTGGCCAAAGGCGGCTCGA GCTTATGACAACGTGATCGATTACTTTGAGAATAAGACCCAATTGTCTTTTTATTATAATTACTTGCTGTCTGATCAACCTGACACGTTCACCTACTATACCCAATGGCTGGAAAAGCCATCGGTGAGGAAAGATATTCATGTTGGAAAGCTCAAGTACTCTGATATCTCAATGACCGTTCATCAATATCTGTATGAAGATATGCCCAAAACCATTAAGCCGTGGTTGGAAACTCTCTTGGATGCCAATTATAAG GTCATGATCTACAATGGTCAATTGGACGTGATCATTGCTTATCCTGCTACTGAACACTTTATCGCCGATCTGAATTGGCAAGGAAAGTCACAATACAAAGAAGCATCTCGATTAGTGTGGAAAGTTGGAGGAGATGTGGCCGGATATGCACGTGAAGTGGGAAATTTCAGACAAGTTATGGTCAGAGATTCCGGCCACATTTTACCCTATGATCAACCTAAATGGGCATTTGACATGATGCATCGATTTATTCAAGGAAAATCGTTCGGCGATAAGGCTTAG
- the LOC131886123 gene encoding probable serine carboxypeptidase CPVL isoform X2, giving the protein MESHIKNLAWFLTMCLISATNCTYRDTTSNTIQKLLHTLQPAWEVVSDEVQAILSATPKRGSSLLEFSPHASQGNYSKSEVGDPLFLTPLLEANKVSQARKQAKVGEISAIPSYTGFMTVNKNFNSNMFFWYVPAAFNAETAPLVVWLQGGPGGSSLFGFFVEHGPFYVDKEINLRLRPTSWALTYNMLYIDQPVGTGFSFTESEEGYAKNQEDVARDLYDFMQQFYKMFPELLQNELYITGESYAGKYVPAISYKIHQENKKGNQPKLPLTGLAIGDGLCDPENQLAYGEFIFQIGLVDEKDRDIMKDISKVIKGYIRAKDWPKAARAYDNVIDYFENKTQLSFYYNYLLSDQPDTFTYYTQWLEKPSVRKDIHVGKLKYSDISMTVHQYLYEDMPKTIKPWLETLLDANYKVMIYNGQLDVIIAYPATEHFIADLNWQGKSQYKEASRLVWKVGGDVAGYAREVGNFRQVMVRDSGHILPYDQPKWAFDMMHRFIQGKSFGDKA; this is encoded by the exons ATGGAGTCTCATATCAAAAACCTGGCCTGGTTCCTTACAATGTGTCTAATAAGTGCCACCAATTGTACATACAGAGATACGACCTCCAACACGATCCAAAAACTACTCCACACCCTACAACCCGCTTGGGAAGTGGTCTCTGACGAGGTTCAGGCTATTTTATCGGCCACGCCCAAGCGGGGCTCTAGCCTCCTCGAATTTTCACCCCATGCATCCCAAGGGAACTACTCGAAATCTGAAGTAGGTGATCCACTTTTCCTGACCCCATTGTTGGAGGCCAATAAAGTCAGTCAAGCCCGGAAGCAAGCCAAAGTGGGCGAAATCTCGGCCATCCCATCTTACACCGGATTCATGACCGTGAACAAGAATTTCAATTCCAACATGTTCTTCTGGTATGTTCCCGCTGCG TTCAATGCCGAAACTGCTCCATTGGTTGTTTGGCTCCAAGGTGGTCCAGGAGGATCCAGTTTGTTTGGATTTTTCGTTGAGCATGGACCTTTTTACGTGGACAAGGAGATCAATTTGAGATTGAGACCCACTTCCTGGGCTCTGACCTATAATATGTTGTACATTGATCAACCCGTGGGAACTGGGTTCAGCTTTACGGAGAGTGAGGAAGGTTACGCTAAGAACCAAGAGGATGTCGCCAGGGACCTTTACGATTTCATGCAACAGTTCTACAAAATGTTCCCAGAGCTTCTCCAGAATGAGTTATACATCACGGGCGAGTCCTATGCAG GCAAATATGTCCCCGCTATTTCGTATAAGATCCATCAGGAGAACAAGAAAGGAAACCAGCCCAAGCTGCCTTTAACCGGTTTGGCCATTGGTGATGGGCTATGCGATCCTGAGAACCAACTCGCTTATGGGGAGTTCATTTTCCAAATCGGTCTGGTCGACGAAAAAGACAGAGACATTATGAAGGACATCAGCAAGGTCATCAAAGGATACATCAGGGCCAAGGACTGGCCAAAGGCGGCTCGA GCTTATGACAACGTGATCGATTACTTTGAGAATAAGACCCAATTGTCTTTTTATTATAATTACTTGCTGTCTGATCAACCTGACACGTTCACCTACTATACCCAATGGCTGGAAAAGCCATCGGTGAGGAAAGATATTCATGTTGGAAAGCTCAAGTACTCTGATATCTCAATGACCGTTCATCAATATCTGTATGAAGATATGCCCAAAACCATTAAGCCGTGGTTGGAAACTCTCTTGGATGCCAATTATAAG GTCATGATCTACAATGGTCAATTGGACGTGATCATTGCTTATCCTGCTACTGAACACTTTATCGCCGATCTGAATTGGCAAGGAAAGTCACAATACAAAGAAGCATCTCGATTAGTGTGGAAAGTTGGAGGAGATGTGGCCGGATATGCACGTGAAGTGGGAAATTTCAGACAAGTTATGGTCAGAGATTCCGGCCACATTTTACCCTATGATCAACCTAAATGGGCATTTGACATGATGCATCGATTTATTCAAGGAAAATCGTTCGGCGATAAGGCTTAG
- the LOC131886351 gene encoding facilitated trehalose transporter Tret1-like produces the protein MSKPKGGFIDQEGGKEPQHLKHTEGSTSTPKTMTNVAMVRQTLASLGFSLGGFAMGTAVGWSATALKDLSSPSSPIPARDGEVALIGALICLGAVMQGPMTGYLMVRFGRRIAMLLNCLPLIGGWAIIILAYNVWMLFVGRFVTGYAMGSFAMIAPVYIGEIASPEIRGALGTCFHALFVFGIFVMFILGAIMSWMSLAIFSLCAGLVLTFVLYLLQDSPTSYMMQNRPDLAQEAMKWFLNSDEIEEEIRAVKTSVEEIKSNSLGSQFRQLNICSSGDPTIRKPLLLSVFLLSSQQWSGINAVITFTVTIFQSAGATVNPNTATIIIGGVQFVATVLSYFTVNRIGRRVTLMVTLTIMAVSLICFGIFFYLHQHHPSASVNLGWLPLLSMAMFIISFSFGPGPLAWLLLGELLSPKIMGMAGPMAAMTNWSVGFIVTLCFPFVVKLLGDYGAYWMFSAFCLVTLVVVMRYLPETRNKTLQEIQISFTKS, from the coding sequence ATGTCTAAACCGAAAGGTGGGTTTATTGATCAGGAAGGAGGGAAAGAACCCCAACACTTGAAACATACGGAAGGGTCAACTTCAACCCCAAAGACCATGACCAATGTGGCCATGGTTAGACAAACCCTGGCCAGTTTGGGTTTCTCATTGGGTGGGTTTGCCATGGGAACTGCTGTGGGATGGTCTGCTACTGCTTTGAAGGACCTCAGCTCACCGTCAAGTCCCATTCCAGCTAGAGATGGCGAAGTGGCCCTTATTGGTGCATTAATTTGCCTGGGAGCTGTGATGCAAGGACCAATGACTGGATATCTCATGGTTCGATTCGGAAGAAGAATTGCCATGCTACTCAATTGTCTCCCACTAATCGGAGGATGGGCCATTATCATCTTGGCTTACAATGTGTGGATGCTTTTTGTGGGACGGTTTGTCACAGGTTATGCCATGGGATCTTTTGCCATGATCGCTCCAGTTTACATCGGAGAAATAGCATCACCTGAAATCCGGGGTGCCTTGGGCACTTGTTTCCATGCCTTGTTTGTGTTCGGAATCTTTGTCATGTTTATTTTGGGTGCGATTATGTCGTGGATGAGTCTGGCAATTTTCAGTTTGTGCGCCGGATTGGTCCTGACCTTTGTATTGTATCTCCTTCAAGATTCCCCTACATCGTATATGATGCAAAATCGTCCAGATTTGGCACAGGAGGCCATGAAATGGTTCCTTAATTCCGACGAGATAGAAGAAGAGATCCGTGCGGTCAAAACATCAGTGGAGGAAATAAAGAGCAACAGCTTGGGCTCTCAATTTCGGCAATTGAATATTTGCAGTTCGGGCGATCCGACCATCAGGAAGCCTTTGCTCTTGAGCGTGTTTCTCTTGTCGAGTCAACAATGGTCGGGAATCAATGCTGTAATCACCTTTACCGTGACCATCTTCCAAAGTGCAGGTGCCACTGTGAATCCAAATACTGCCACTATCATCATCGGGGGCGTTCAATTCGTGGCGACCGTGCTCAGTTATTTTACAGTCAACCGAATTGGGAGACGGGTTACACTGATGGTTACCCTGACTATTATGGCTGTTTCATTGATTTGTTTCGGAATTTTCTTCTATCTCCACCAACATCATCCATCGGCTTCTGTGAATCTTGGATGGCTTCCGTTACTTTCCATGGCCATGTTCATCATCTCTTTCAGTTTTGGTCCAGGGCCATTGGCATGGTTATTGTTGGGTGAGCTTCTCTCGCCTAAAATTATGGGCATGGCTGGGCCCATGGCTGCAATGACCAACTGGAGTGTGGGCTTTATAGTCACCCTGTGTTTCCCATTCGTCGTGAAACTTCTCGGAGATTACGGAGCATATTGGATGTTCTCCGCATTTTGCTTGGTCACCTTGGTAGTTGTGATGCGATACCTGCCCGAGACCCGGAATaaaacacttcaagaaatCCAGATATCCTTTACCAAATCCTGA
- the LOC131886263 gene encoding squidulin-like translates to MAAFMVGKSLKDRRQHKAIEELFDNADKNGNGRISVQEYVNIFSEHGITVDQEEVEKISQLANDAREVTKDEFIEYAKRSDFFKSQLDKTDGDSVAAKREAVAKAERAFRLFDKDNDGYITKEEFQKISKKLSREQIEAVFAKFDKDGDGVLSFEEFRKMLNKDHR, encoded by the coding sequence ATGGCAGCATTTATGGTTGGCAAGAGTCTAAAGGACCGAAGACAACACAAGGCCATCGAAGAGCTCTTTGACAATGCCGACAAGAACGGCAATGGGCGGATCTCAGTCCAAGAGTACGTGAACATATTCAGCGAACATGGAATCACCGTAGATCAAGAGGAGGTGGAAAAGATCTCTCAATTGGCCAATGATGCCAGAGAGGTCACAAAAGATGAATTCATTGAATATGCCAAACGATCAGACTTCTTCAAGAGCCAATTGGACAAGACTGACGGTGACTCGGTGGCGGCCAAGCGGGAAGCCGTAGCCAAAGCTGAGCGAGCTTTTAGActctttgacaaagacaaCGACGGATATATCACAAAGGAAGAGTTCCAAAAAATCTCCAAGAAGCTAAGTCGGGAACAAATCGAAGCAGTTTTTGCCAAATTCGACAAGGATGGCGACGGAGTGTTGAGTTTCGAGGAGTTTCGGAAGATGCTGAACAAGGACCATCGAtag
- the LOC131887222 gene encoding uncharacterized protein LOC131887222 has product MGPSFHLVNTAKMKTLCLILSIAVVFNHIQDVHSHGRLIEPPSRSTMWRYGFSTPPNYNDHELYCGGFSRQWSTNGGKCGICGDPWDSPQPRPNEAGGMYGKGVIVRKYQKNQAIKVRVELTANHMGYFEFRICPNNNPKKSASQKCLDQHVLQSADEGDPRFYPGPGTKVFEMHYQLPKDLTCSQCVFQWRYVAGNNWGVCKNGTGAVGCGSQEEFRACADVTITEPDGTANDKPNHLSDPEVFDPSDLDDEYNEIENDDREVNKYQPQEAPEDIATILLVVFASLLVPSLFFGFLFFYYLRGKGYFQKYVKEKEWDLPSMPKMASVQWPLSNVQIKNLPTFLHKNSKSGAKSKANEVKKSVSAPINVLSSTNKAAPPTVSASIPGPRPPPRAKRVAPIPTPANQSVVPVEASSPLKAAAPQPPRLATITARPHPVTRPTAPPPTAPSQSPVLEIGPPMAVTINGVSFTKTSVDSPADSCTSDSGSNYSHDGLVPAQPAMADEDIPDSMEQAPPLPDCPPPEEFDCSTRELEHELKRPGSSSEA; this is encoded by the exons ATGGGGCCGTCATTTCATCTAGTCAACACCGCCAAAATGAAGACCTTGTGCCTGATCTTGTCCATTGCGGTGGTGTTCAACCACATCCAAGATGTTCACTCCCATGGGAGATTAATCGAACCACCATCGAGATCTACAATGTGGAG ATACGGATTCAGCACTCCACCTAATTACAATGATCATGAACTCTATTGTGGAGGATTTTCCCGCCAATGGAGCACGAATGGCGGCAAATGCGGCATCTGCGGAGACCCGTGGGATTCGCCTCAG CCCCGTCCTAACGAAGCAGGTGGAATGTACGGGAAAGGCGTTATCGTTCGAAAGTATCAGAAGAACCAAGCAATCAAAGTACGTGTGGAGCTCACCGCCAATCACATGGGATACTTTGAGTTCCGTATCTGTCCCAACAACAATCCCAAAAAATCAGCTAGTCAGAAATGTTTGGACCAACACGTCCTCCAAAGCGCCGATGAAGGAGATCCGAG ATTCTATCCTGGACCCGGAACCAAAGTATTTGAGATGCATTATCAACTTCCCAAGGACCTCACATGTAGCCAATGCGTGTTCCAATGGCGCTACGTGGCAGGGAACAATTGGG GTGTGTGTAAAAATGGGACTGGTGCCGTGGGTTGCGGATCCCAAGAGGAGTTTCGTGCTTGTGCTGATGTGACCATCACAGAACCCGATGGAACTGCCAATGATAAGCCCAATCACTTGTCAGATCCAGAGGTCTTTGATCCCTCTGATTTGGATGATGAATACAACGAAATCGAGAATGACGACAGGGAAGTGAACAAGTACCAACCGCAAGAAGCGCCAGAGGATATTGCCACCATccttttggttgtttttgctTCGCTTCTGGTACCATCATTATTCTTCGGATTCCTGTTCTTCTATTACCTCCGTGGGAAGGGTTATTTCCAAAAGTACGTGAAAGAAAAGGAATGGGACTTGCCGTCCATGCCCAAGATGGCCTCTGTTCAGTGGCCTTTGTCTAATGTCCAAATTAAGAACCTACCCACGTTCCTCCATAAAAATTCCAAGAGCGGAGCCAAAAGCAAAGCCAATGAGGTGAAAAAATCTGTGTCTGCACCAATCAACGTTCTAAGTAGCACCAACAAGGCTGCTCCACCCACAGTAAGTGCCTCCATTCCGGGGCCTCGACCTCCCCCTAGGGCCAAACGGGTGGCTCCGATCCCGACCCCGGCCAACCAAAGTGTGGTCCCAGTAGAAGCCAGCTCACCATTGAAGGCGGCAGCTCCTCAACCCCCGAGATTGGCCACCATCACAGCTAGGCCACATCCAGTGACACGCCCCACAGCTCCACCTCCAACAGCTCCGTCCCAATCGCCAGTGTTGGAAATCGGCCCACCCATGGCAGTCACAATCAATGGCGTGTCATTTACCAAGACATCCGTGGACTCTCCCGCGGATAGTTGTACTTCAGACTCTGGGTCCAATTATTCGCATGATGGTCTGGTGCCTGCGCAGCCAGCCATGGCGGATGAAGATATTCCAGATTCAATGGAACAAGCTCCTCCATTGCCAGATTGTCCACCTCCTGAAGAATTTGATTGCTCCACGCGAGAGCTTGAACATGAACTTAAAAGGCCAGGTTCGTCATCTGAGGCCTAA
- the LOC131887224 gene encoding phospholipase A1-like, with amino-acid sequence MSQPFHVGPRQTGANESLMKALIRSSLFPIAVLIVLSAQTLASRDLHEEGPWSEPAPQGQWYHDHHLSHEQRLSQLRAVGFVKHNISCPELNNLTFTNQPPFDVLGVPECSAGVQPKMMLYLPSNVTCLLNSSYLPNNETSGCLAEFQTHKKVDKLIILIHGFLKYFDTKWLHEMQSEIMAMEPNTAAIIVGWGHGMYDIVNFWRAASNTRYISQAMYDIVEQILRDVNPNLYLHCIGHSLGAHACGFLGKKLTDNPKTKQLDRLSGLDPAGPLFCNDVPYPFHNLDIQPDARLGPHDAKLVDNIHTDGDARYLGVLPQYGTMEPLGTVDFYPGQKGSYGHNQPGCYDIFNVISCSHSRAWQLYEASIEEVTCSATEKCQGNPKKIPQNCSPLKKGTVTMGYHWDTKHPKPGMFIVEETGSAPFCTDSHPFNRTQTNL; translated from the exons ATGAGCCAACCATTCCATGTTGGACCTCGCCAAACTGGTGCTAATGAGTCTTTGATGAAGGCCCTCATTCGTTCAAGTCTGTTCCCAATTGCTGTCCTGATAGTGTTATCAGCTCAAACTTTAGCCTCAAGGGACCTGCACGAGGAGGGACCATGGAGTGAGCCAGCTCCTCAAGGTCAATGGTACCATGACCATCATCTTTCTCATGAGCAAAGGCTCTCTCAACTCCGAGCTGTAGGCTTCGTGAAGCACAACATCTCTTGCCCTGAACTCAATAACCTGACCTTCACCAATCAACCTCCGTTCGACGTGCTGGGGGTGCCCGAATGCAGTGCCGGGGTTCAACCCAAGATGATGTTGTACCTTCCGAGTAACGTGACGTGTCTATTGAACTCGTCGTACCTGCCCAACAATGAGACCTCAGGATGCTTGGCCGAGTTTCAGACACACAAAAAAGTGGACAAGCTCATCATTCTCATCCATGGGTTTCTGAAATACTTCGATACGAAATGGCTTCACGAGATGCAAAGCGAGATCATGGCCATGGAACCCAACACTGCCGCCATC ATTGTGGGTTGGGGCCATGGCATGTATGATATCGTCAATTTCTGGAGGGCGGCTTCCAATACAAG GTATATTTCTCAGGCTATGTACGATATCGTGGAACAGATCTTGCGGGATGTCAATCCCAATTTGTACCTCCATTGCATCGGGCACAGTTTGGGTGCCCATGCTTGTGGATTCTTGGGCAAGAAACTGACGGACAACCCCAAAACCAAGCAACTGGACCGTCTCTCTGGTTTGGATCCGGCTGGACCACTTTTTTGCAACGATGTGCCCTATCCGTTCCACAATCTAGATATCCAGCCCGATGCACGTCTAGGTCCTCACGATGCCAAATTGGTGGACAATATCCATACAGATGGAGATGCCAGATATTTGGGAGTTTTGCCACAG TATGGAACAATGGAACCCTTGGGTACTGTCGATTTCTATCCCGGACAAAAAGGCTCGTATGGACACAACCAACCCGGATGCTACGACATTTTCAACGTGATTTCGTGCTCACACTCGAGGGCTTGGCAACTGTACGAGGCGTCCATTGAAGAGGTCACATGTTCAGCCACCGAGAAATGCCAGGGAAATCCCAAGAAAATCCCCCAAAACTGCAGTCCTCTCAAGAAGGGAACCGTGACGATGGGCTACCATTGGGATACGAAACATCCAAAGCCAGGCATGTTCATTGTCGAGGAAACGGGGAGTGCTCCTTTTTGCACGGACAGCCACCCGTTCAATCGAACCCAAACGAACTTATGA
- the LOC131887227 gene encoding serine/threonine-protein phosphatase alpha-2 isoform (The sequence of the model RefSeq protein was modified relative to this genomic sequence to represent the inferred CDS: added 88 bases not found in genome assembly), with amino-acid sequence MEANKFGPGAKGQGTDKLNIDSIIARLLEVRGSRPGKNVQLSEDEIRGLCLKSREIFLSQPILLELEAPLKICGDIHGQYYDLLRLFEYGGFPPESNYLFLGDYVDRGKQSLETICLLLAYKIKYPENFFLLRGNHECASINRIYGFYDECKRRYNIKLWKTFTDCFNCLPVAAIVDEKIFCCHGGLSPDLQTMEQIRRIMRPTDVPDQGLLCDLLWSDPDKETTGWGENDRGVSFTFGAEVAAKFLRKHDFDLICRAHQVVEDGYEFFAKRQLVTLFSAPNYCGEFDNAGAMMSVDETLMCSFQILKPADKKKFPSYGGLNSGRPVTPPRGANQKKGKK; translated from the exons TGCGAGGATCCCGTCCCGGCAAAAACGTTCAGCTCTCTGAAGATGAAATCCGCGGCCTGTGCCTCAAATCGCGAGAGATATTTCTATCTCAACCCATCTTGTTAGAACTCGAGGCACCTCTGAAGATTTGCG GTGATATCCATGGCCAATATTACGACCTTCTCCGCCTGTTCGAGTACGGAGGATTTCCGCCAGAATCGAATTACTTATTCTTGGGCGATTATGTGGATCGTGGCAAACAGAGCTTGGAAACGATCTGTTTATTACTCGCGTACAAGATCAAATACCCCGAGAACTTCTTCTTGCTCCGAGGCAATCACGAATGCGCGAGCATAAACCGCATCTACGGCTTTTATGATGAAT GTAAACGCAGATATAATATAAAGTTGTGGAAGACGTTCACGGATTGCTTCAACTGTTTACCCGTGGCTGCCATCGTAGACGAGAAGATTTTCTGTTGTCACGGTGGACTCAGTCCCGATCTCCAGACCATGGAACAAATTCGCAGAATCATGAGACCAACCGACGTGCCCGATCAAGGCCTTTTGTGTGACCTATTGTGGTCCGATCCCGACAAG GAGACAACCGGCTGGGGCGAGAACGATCGTGGTGTTTCGTTCACTTTCGGTGCCGAAGTGGCTGCTAAATTCTTGCGCAAGCACGACTTCGACCTTATCTGTCGCGCCCATCAAGTCGTCGAGGACGGATACGAGTTCTTCGCCAAACGACAACTCGTCACCCTGTTCTCTGCACCCAACTATTGCGGTGAATTCGATAATGCGGGAGCCATGATGTCCGTAGACGAGACGCTCATGTGCTCATTCCAAATTCTCAAA CCCGCGGACAAAAAGAAGTTCCCTTCATATGGTGGTCTGAATTCTGGTAGACCCGTGACGCCACCCCGAGGAGCCAACCAGAAGAAGGGCAAGAAATAA